In the Castor canadensis chromosome 1, mCasCan1.hap1v2, whole genome shotgun sequence genome, TTATTTACCTTTGTATTCCTGGCTCCTCCAGTGACCTCAGTGCTAGAATTGCAGAAGCAAGAAATAGTCAACAGTACTAGCCCATCAGGAAATCATGCTAAGGAACTTCAGCAGAGTCTTTATGGCTAAGCAATAACCCTTACGGTACCTTTTCCCCAATCCATAcacttttctccttcagtctcCATTTCATCACTGCTCTCACCTATATTCTCAGCATATCATTTATCCTCCTACTTCAATTAGTAAAGGATGACATGAAATCCCTATCATCCCCCTCAACACTTCACAACTCACATGTCACTTCCTCCTTGCTCTTTCCTCTTTGCTCGTTCCTCAACtgcctcaaaaggaaaaaaaaaaaaaacaaaaaaccttttcaAGTCCAAAGTTAATCCTTTTGTGGTGCTGTAGATCACATTATTTCTACCACTTTATGGATCTTGCTCCCCATAACTCTCCAGATCATATGGTCTTTGAACAAAACAGAGATCACATCTTGTACCACCCTGACACCTCTGTACCAAAGATAGTAACTAGCACCTATAGCAAGTGCTCAGATACTTggcaaatgaaaaatgaagacataaaacTTCAGAGTCATATTAATTCTTCCTCCTTACCCTCACAAATTTCCTTCCCATATCCATCTTATCAAatgcttcctttctttccactTCTCTAATTCAAACCTCCCTAGTTACATTTGCATTATGAAAGAAGCTTCCTGACTGTTCTTCCTGACTCCCCTTCTCCTAGCTCCAATTCACCTGTGCTTAGGCATCTTGCCACTTCCAAATTTAATAAATCCCAATGGTTTATTCACTACCTAAAAAAGCTCAATTTCTACCCAGCTCAACATCCACTCCAAGAACCTATCTCTCTGCCAAACCTTTCCAAATCTCAACCTACTTGAAATCCTTGGAGGCTTTTAAATCCCCTGCTTCAACTAAACAGTCCAGGATGTCTTCTGAGCAAAAGAATAAAGACCTTCCATTCCTTTGTCTACCTAAGTCCTACTCATCTCTCAAGGGCCATGCCAAAtgtcacatcctttattaagctCTCACAGTATCTCAACCTAGGGACTATTGTGTCCCCTTGCCTATCTCTTAAATCCTGAAGCAATTTTTGCTTATACTGCTGATTGGGATCTTAACTGATAGAACTATGTTCTACCCTCTATCCCAAAGCCTAAGGACAAACATGAAGGCTCGATTTTCTACAACTCTACAGTTCCTGGCATAAGGTTTCATCTTTAATAAGAACTCAATTACCCTGGACTAATGGGGTATCTAGTGAGGGTAGGAAGGGAGTGGTGGGGCAGGCCTCACCTAGGGGATCAGAGCGGCGGGGGGCAGGTCCTGATGTAGGACCCTCAGCCCAATCCAACTTGCCACGGGCAATGAGGTACTTCTTGGCTTTGGATAGCAGTGCTGGGAAGTCTTCCTGTGAGGCCGCAAAGCTCTCAATCTTATTCTTCACAGAGCCCAGCACCTATGAAGCACAACTTTATGACATTTCTGGTGGCTCTAAACTGACAGCCCTTTCTAGTCCCATTGGGCCTGTTCCCAGCCCACCCAGGGTCTCTCCAGCTGCGGGCCTGGCCCACCATGGAGCCTGGACGCACCCATGCATGCATGCATCGCACACCTGCAGCAGGGACTTGACACTGGGCTGGAAGACCATGTTGGTGTTGAGCAGGAAAGAGCGGAGCAGGGGCTGGGGGTGACAGGCCAGCTGGGCCACCAGCCCCGTCAGCAGGAAGTTGACATAGACGGAGTTCTGCAGCATGTTCTCGAGTTTGGCAAAGAGCACAGCCATGAAGGGGCCTGGggaggggtgggcacaaggaTACAAAGCCTGAACACAATGCACATCGCACGCATTCTTCCCCAAAACAGAGACCCCCCACAAGATGAAAATCAGGTGTCAGTGTCTGAATATGTTTAAATATCCTGTGACCATCTATTCTGGAACAAATTAGGTGTCAGATACCATATGGACCCTAAGAATCCAGATGCTAGCCTTACACATTTGAGCTGAAGAGTCAGATCTTAGGCTTTAGAGTCACagagatcttcctgatttcagctttACCCCTTAGTAGTTATGTTACTGGATAAGTAAAAATTCTCTAATCTTTAGTTTCCGCcttagtaaaataagaaaatatacctACCTCATAAGAGGATTAAGAAGACCAAAGAGCTATCAATATAATGCATTAAGTCTAAGATCTGgcaaattttgttttcaattataaCAATAAGCTACGTAatatttctcagtttttaaagttttacccACAAggcacaaaagaagaaagattaggCAGAGAAAGAGACTAGGACCAAAATGCAGAATTAGGTTCCACATAAGACAAAATAACACTAAATCttgtcagaaagaaagaaaaaactgtagcaaagaaagagaacataCAGTTTATATTTAAAGTTAGAGAATAAGTCTTCAAGGGACCAGAGAAAACATGAGCTGTGCCTTTCAGAAACTGGAAATCAAGAAGGTAGAATAAAATTTATAGTAAAAGGACAGTTTACTTCAGGCACACAGTAACCTGATTCATGAGATTCTCTGGAGGGAAAAGATAACAGAAGGGAATCAATCTTATCTACTGGGAGAAATGGCTTCAACAAAGACATATCACCAGCTCTGATACTCTACAACCATCACAGTCTTTTTTATCAGAGATTTTGAGAGGAAGAGAATATATCCAAGAGCTGTATCATGAATAAAGACAGGAGAATGAGATGGGAAAGAGGTAGTAAATCCTGAAAAAGACCTTAGAACATCTGCTGTAGGTGCTCATAACTGGTCTCAGTTCAAAAACAATTCTAGCTTAACATGGTCATAAGATAACCCAGAACTTTGTCCTCTGTCCCTCTCATTTCCTGGGTATATTTTATAAGAGATAATTCAAAAAGCTCAGATGAgtttacaaaacaaaaaggacagaAGCTTCAATTAATACTTCAAGACTGTGGTAAAATTTGTACTTCATCTCACAGAACTGAGCAGGAAGCAGAGTGAtcactaaataaattaaaaaatattttttgtaaagtCTATAAGAAAAGGAAGTTGAGTCCAGAACTGTAGTCCCAATGCTATACAAGCAGGATAGTCAGCACTTCCCAGGCCCTATCAGAAGAAACTGATCACGCATAAAAACTTGACTACAAACAACTAGCAGATAAGTGGCTGCCTTGGTCAACTTAAATATGCCATGAGCCAGAGAGGATAATACTAGCGAAAAGAGGCCATTTGTTGACTTCTCACAATGTGCCAACATTGTGATTTACATACATCAATGGCAGAGATAATATACTAACTTAAGATATGCCTAATCCAAAGTCTGTGGTGTTGGCTTTAGCCACTACAGTTCATCCTGgagattattttttttatttttgtttttccatgcACATGGCATGGATTAGAGCCAGAGGAAGGCTTATCTGggtcttaaacaaaaaaaaagaagagctagCCCAATAACTCAAGTCACGACTAGCTACAGGGGCATCCTGGAGAACCCTAAAGGGCTTATCTGGTGATCACAGGCCCATACTTCATCACTTGACCTCAAAGAGATATCTCAACTTCTTTGCTTCTATCCTTACTACTATTATCATAAATccctaaaacatttttattgaataaGAAGGTACTAGGACAGTGGACAGAAATTTGAAATTGGGCCTTTCtttgaggaggcagagaaggagcTGAGCAGGAGAGAAAAGACCAGAAGAGCTGACCCTGGACCACAGGAAAACTGACAGCAGACATAACACCCAGACATATATACTGGTGGGAATAACAAAGAATAGAGGTTTACAGGTGCCTGTCATACAAGATAACACATGTCTTCCATATGGTGCAGATATATTGTAATTTATCAGAAAACACCAAATAGAGAATATCCTAATCACAAACCCCAGGAAATGGCTAAGCTAGGGGTAAAGGAGGAACATGCATATAGGACATACATACAAAGCTCAGACATAAGTTAATACTCAAACCAGCAAAAGCATGAAAGACATACAGACAAATGAGGTCACAAGTACAACATGATATGTATGTGGAAAAGTACCCAAGCAAAATGGATGAGGACTAGGCAAGTACACAGAAAATAATATAGCCAAGAAGTCTCAGAAATCAGCACAAACAAGTCAGGAACATGCAAAGTACACAAAGGAGAAAGACTGGGCTAAGAAGCTTACCGGTGAAAGGCTGGCTTGGCAGCTGGTTGACAGTCCGCAATGGGCTGCTGAGGAAGGGGCCAGGAGGCTCAGGGGGACAGGTGAAGCTCTCGTAGGCCTCCTCCTCCTCAAGAGGTAGTGGAGGCTCTAAGGGGGCTTCTGAGCCAGCTCCACCATTGCTCAATGCCACCTCCAGCTCCCGGAGCTCTTGCCCAAAGCTCTCTAGTCCTGTCATGCCCTGGGAGAAGCCCTCCAGCAGTTCCCCAGCTccctcctgtgccaccagacgtGGTACCAGACGAACCTTCTTGGCTCCCTCAGGCCATGGTCCTGGCACCCCATTAAGCTGGGGCAGGGGCAGGTGGCCAGGACCCTCACCTATACCCCCAGTCAGCCCTCTACTCCCtaactcttcctcctccccttcccccacattGTCCCTGTCCTCCTCAGGCAGGAGGCTGCGTTTCTTAGTCCGGGAACCAAGAGCATTAGGCTCAGGAGGGGGCCGCTCGCCATCATAGGGGGCAGACCAGGTACGGCAGGCTCGGACACAGCGGTCTACACCACGGCGCGCCTCACGCAGATAATCCAGGTAATTGTCTTCCAGCTCACCAGGCTCCTCTGCAGGGCAGGGCCGTCGGCCAGGGCTGGAGGCTGGGGATGCAGCAAGCCCTGGTGAGCGAGGGGCTGGACCTGGGGACTCAGAGCCAGCCAGACTCTGCTGCCGAAGGAAGAGAGCCAGCCGGGATGGTGTGGAAGGCCGAGGCACTGTCACCACAGAAGAGGAATCAACACTTGGACTTCCAGGGCCTTTATGGggggaaaaacataaaagaaatcaagaagacagAGGCCCAAGAGAAGAGATAAGATACCTAGGGAGACAAGAGAGAAGGCAATGAGGAAGCAGAAACTTGGAACCTATTTAGATGACTCTCCAACCTTCAGATTAACTTTTTCCTAATCCATTAACCCTTCTCTCCATAACCACCATCCAAGAAACAGGAAGAGTATAGGACTGAAATGAAGAAGAGGAACAGCTTTGCCCAGCTCACCTAAACTTCCTTGGGGAGGTTAAGGATCCTGTCTCTTAAGACCCCTCATCAACCTCCCCAAAGAAGTAATGCCAGTCATGATCATCTTCCTCCCCTCACCCTAACCCCACCTTTTTGCTAGTCTCCCCCAGAACCTAGGCCATACCCATGAGgtcctcccttctccctgcctCTCTGCTAGTCCCACCTCGTGCCCACGAGGCATGCTCTGGGCGAGGTGGGCTGGGGGCACGGTGCCGACAACAACGTGGGATTAGGGAGAGAAACTTGTCAGCTGCTCGTCCATAAAGATCCACATCACGTACAGCTGGCTTCTGGCTCAGCATCACGTGGTTACATGGGACAAGATACCTGGGAAACAGCAGGAAAAGGGCATGGGATGGATCAGGAAGGAAAGATAGCACTTGGAAGAACAACCATCCAGTTAAACTAGGCTGGCTACTCATGAGCAATCCTAATCCAGCCCATCACCCCagcaaagcacaaggccctgagagtCAGCCATCCCTCAGCCCTGCCCCCACAGGTACCTGAGAACGAGCTGCAGTAGAACATCCTCACAGCTGAGGTTCAGGAGGGTCCTGAAGAGACTCAGAGAGACCATGCAGAGCTGGGATGGAAGAGGGAGTCACAAAAAGAACTCTTTTCTCTCTAAACTTCACCAAATGGGAACCCCCTCTCCCCTGGCCCTAAGTCCAACCAATTACTACCAAAACAACATGTGCACATGACCTGGCACATAATAGTCATTGAGATTATTAACTAGTTGATCACATGATCTTTGTGGGCAAGAAGTCACCATTAACAGATAAAAATGAACCATGTGTCAGAGCCAATGGACTTCCACAGACCATAGTCATTATCAGCAGACTCTCTGGCTATATTTACCTGTCTACTGAGAAGGGACTCCAGCAATGCTCCAATGAGACCCAAAAAAGAGACACTATTACTAAGTGAATGActtaacaacaacagcaacatgATAACCAAGAAAATGCCATTAGTAGGGAATCCCTATCAATAAGGAATCAGAGGGAACCTGGAAGAATTCCAACTGGCAAGTGGGTGGAGCTATGAATATGGAGTCCAAGTCACCTCTCCAACCCCAGTAAATCTCAGAAGGTAGGATAAAGAAAAGCTCAAGGGCAGctgacaggaaaaggaaaaagtaagtgGGGCCAGAGCAGGActtttgttttagaaaagaaagaggactTATTCATCTCTGGCTAGGCAAAAAAAGGACACATATAAGCTATCCTTCACTCCTCTGAATCCTCACAGCACTTTCTCTCTACTCCCCTTATGGTAAGTATGTCAGACATCTTGAGCTCCCTCAAGACAACAATGAGCCTTAGTCTAGGGCCCTACCTGTACAGAGAAGGTGTAATTATTTGGTAAATGATGGTAAGAGAATTAAATCAGTCACATAGTAGGAAAAAAGATGAATGCAGATCACACTTTGGACAGAACAGATGTTCAGGAGGCATATCCTAAATGATCACTTTAACTATCGATGAAAAATTCACTCCATGAAAAGCAGAATAGTGGGTAGAAAACTAGTTCTTCAAAGATGTACACATCCTAATCTACAGAACCTGTAAACATTTTATCTTATACAGCAGAAGGAACTTTATAGATGTGATTAAAATTACAGACTTTgtgggactgggggtgtagcttagtggtagaacacttgcctatcatgtaCAGGTCGCaccataataaattaaaaaaaaaaaggaagagacattTGAAACATGTCAGGGACTTGACCCTtcattgctggctttgaagatggaagaagtgGGCCAAGAGTCAAGGAATTTGGTTGGCTCTGTAAGCTGGGAATGGTagcaaacaaccagcaaaaaaaaatagagatctcAGTCTCACAACTACAAGGAAATTAATTCTGCCAACAACCCAAATATGtactccagaactgtaagatactAAACTGGAAACCAAGTGTGgtagaacatgcctgtaatcccagctcctacAGAACCACAGATCAGGACaacagtggttcaaagccaaatgggcaaaaagttagcaagacctccatttcaacaaaaaagaCAGGCATAGAAcaatgtaatcccaactacacaggaggcacagataggaggactgcaatccaaagccaaccccaggcataaatacaagaaaaataactaaagtataaAAGGGCTAAGAGCATGGCTAcgggcctagcaagcatgagatcctgagttcaaaccctagtacgacaaaaatttgttttgttttaatccaCTAAATTTGCAGTAACTTGGTATgacagcaataggaaactaacaTAGATAATCAGGCCCATAGACAAGTTAGACAAAATGATTCACTTCAAGGCACAAAAGGCAAGCCATGTAAGTTACAAAGTCAGCCAACAAAATGAAGCTTGAAAGGACCAGACAATGGAAGAAAGCATCTACTAATATGGCGTCCTGTAATCAGAAGAGATCTGGTTCTTCTCAGAACTATGAACCAAGAAGAAAACCCCTAAGAGCAAGAAAGGCTTCTAAAACCAAGGGATCAAATAAGACACTAATAGGAATAAGGATTAAAAACAATGGGATAATCAAAAAAAGTTAGGTTAAGATTTAAGATAAAAGGACAATAGATAAAAGCTCAAGGGCATGGGAGAATCAACCTGAAGAAATTAATCAACTGTTTCTAAACATAAACAGGACATTCCATGATACtgagaaataaaacttttttgaTATCTTTGTAAAAGTAAACTTTTGACATTTGTCTCTATGGGTTTATATCAATAAATTTTAACCCAAAACACATAACATGAATACTTTTtggagcatttaaaaatatatacatgatcTAGATCCCAAACACTATAGTTCAGAATCTGAAACTGTTATATCCTCAAAGGACGACAGATGATTCTGAAGTGTGTATCTGGTTCAGAAACACAGGTCTAAATCAAAGTCAATTTCAACTATACCTCTACAAAAGTTATCCAGGAATATCACTGACCTGAAACCATACTACTAGGTACCTTAATTCTAGAAAGGTTTTTCCAGACTGTGTTTTGAGTTTGGGGGGAggtttctgtttgcttgtttttgttttttaaagagacagtatctcactatgtagcccaggctggcctcaaactctatcCTACCACACCCAGTCTCTCCAGAGCTCTTAATTATCGAAGAACTATTTTAAACACAGGAATCCCGGAAACTGCAACAATTTGTactaaaggaaggaagcaaaaatGTCTCAGAGACAAAATACATGCCAAAAAGTCCACAGCCAAACTTAATACTTTATTCTCCTAGAAAGTCTTTGGGTATTTATTATCTGAAAAACTATTTACTcccattttatatacatttccaTTGGTAACAATCAACTTCTTACTCTGGTCTTCCAGTCCATGAACGATCTGAACTCTCATCTTATCCCTGTTTCTCCCTTGCTCACTACACCTCTAGTCTCactcttctttcatttcctaaAATACATTAAACTCTTACCCTATCTGATGTCCTTTGCATGCTGCTCCTTCAGATTGTTCTTCTACTTGACATTCATTAGGCTAACTTCTTTATAAACTTTATGTCTAAGCTCAATGTCACCTCCTCAGGGAGGTCTTCCTTGACCACCCTAGTATTTTCTAAGcctaatgtttgtttgttttttacaacAGGAACCacaattttcaattattttattaatatgtttgTTTGTCTATCTTCCCCATAAGGTAAGCTCCAGAAAGTTGGCAATAATGCCCAGCACCAGCAAACAGTATATGGCACATAGTGAACATTTGATACAAATGTATaggaaggaatgtaagttaggcaGGTAAGTGAATGTGTATCCTCAGTTACAGTTTGAATGCAGCAAATccaaaggagagagagtgagaatagTAAGAACAGGTGGATCATCTaggaataaacacataaaacCCAAATGTCAAGTAACTCACAGCAGGTCACTGATTGATAAACAGCTGCAGAGATTTTTCAGGGCAATGCTATATTAACAATGACTTCACAATGGCAAAACCTACAGCCATGACAAGCAGCCAAAGCCACTTTCGGTCAGAAAGGGCAACTGTATCCCAGATTTATACATTACAAAAATAGGGAAGTAGATTAAATTTTGTAGCCAAAATCGTTAAAAAAGTTTAATGCTAGAAAGTGCCACCTACTAATTTTGAAGTGACTGCTAGAAACATAATCCAAAGAAGAGCAAGAACACTCTCTAAGAACAAAGGTCAAAGAGAGAGGGTTCACCCAGATAAGCCAGGACAAAGGTGAGGATCATACCCGGGAGTTGCTGCCAATACGGGCAACGAGAGTGTCAAGGATGGTGTGGGTATCATGCCGGTGTAATAACAGGAATCTCAGGAAGGTACGGAGCAAGGCAGGCTCTGAGATACTCCGTAGGAAAAGTTCCAGATAGGCGGTACTGGCGATCATCTCCTCCACAGAGGTCTGGACGAAGGGAAGGGAAAGTTTGGAAACTTAGGGCCTCCCTGCACATCCACTGAGTCATTTTCCCTGGGTTCTAAGAAAGAACAAGGAGCAGACAAGGAAATGGAAGGAGTACCCcaccctccacctcccacattAGTCCTTTCACTGAAGTAATCACCCTGCAGTTTAGCCCCTAATAGGCTGTGACCCTCACCTTGTGCAGGGCAGGGCCCATGACAGGCACGAGGAACCCATTGTGGATATAATCCACCAGCTGCTTCTGCACCAGGGGATG is a window encoding:
- the Fhip1b gene encoding FHF complex subunit HOOK-interacting protein 1B isoform X1, which translates into the protein MEKMNWLSRLASRGPGNRVTQGASLQTPVMADPETCLMVFKNHWSQVVRILERQGPRAAPGGADDLSAVCNHAYQMLTLLVEDRAVPSSPTGPGPLLEFALREDLLTRVLTWQLQWDELGDGVEERRAEQLKLFEMLVSEARQPLLRHGPVREALLTLLDACPVPSSPALDEGLVLLLSQLCVCVAREPSLLEFFLQPPPEPGAAPRLLLFSRLVPFVHREGTLGQQARDALLLLMALSAGSPTVGRYIADHSYFCPVLATGLSALYSSLPRKIEVPGDDWHCLRREDWLGVPALALFMSSLEFCNAVIQVAHPLVQKQLVDYIHNGFLVPVMGPALHKTSVEEMIASTAYLELFLRSISEPALLRTFLRFLLLHRHDTHTILDTLVARIGSNSRLCMVSLSLFRTLLNLSCEDVLLQLVLRYLVPCNHVMLSQKPAVRDVDLYGRAADKFLSLIPRCCRHRAPSPPRPEHASWARGGTSREAGRREDLMGPGSPSVDSSSVVTVPRPSTPSRLALFLRQQSLAGSESPGPAPRSPGLAASPASSPGRRPCPAEEPGELEDNYLDYLREARRGVDRCVRACRTWSAPYDGERPPPEPNALGSRTKKRSLLPEEDRDNVGEGEEEELGSRGLTGGIGEGPGHLPLPQLNGVPGPWPEGAKKVRLVPRLVAQEGAGELLEGFSQGMTGLESFGQELRELEVALSNGGAGSEAPLEPPLPLEEEEAYESFTCPPEPPGPFLSSPLRTVNQLPSQPFTGPFMAVLFAKLENMLQNSVYVNFLLTGLVAQLACHPQPLLRSFLLNTNMVFQPSVKSLLQVLGSVKNKIESFAASQEDFPALLSKAKKYLIARGKLDWAEGPTSGPAPRRSDPLVKSRRPSLGELLLRHAHSPTRARQAAQVLQPGRDGAGLGLGGGSPGASTPVLLPRGGAPERQGEALRVKNAVYCAVIFPEFLKELAAISQAHAVTSPFLLDTSEEGSGPSISGFGPLNP
- the Fhip1b gene encoding FHF complex subunit HOOK-interacting protein 1B isoform X3; the encoded protein is MEKMNWLSRLASRGPGNRVTQGASLQTPVMADPETCLMVFKNHWSQVVRILERQGPRAAPGGADDLSAVCNHAYQMLTLLVEDRAVPSSPTGPGPLLEFALREDLLTRVLTWQLQWDELGDGVEERRAEQLKLFEMLVSEARQPLLRHGPVREALLTLLDACPVPSSPALDEGLVLLLSQLCVCVAREPSLLEFFLQPPPEPGAAPRLLLFSRLVPFVHREGTLGQQARDALLLLMALSAGSPTVGRYIADHSYFCPVLATGLSALYSSLPRKIEVPGDDWHCLRREDWLGVPALALFMSSLEFCNAVIQVAHPLVQKQLVDYIHNGFLVPVMGPALHKTSVEEMIASTAYLELFLRSISEPALLRTFLRFLLLHRHDTHTILDTLVARIGSNSRLCMVSLSLFRTLLNLSCEDVLLQLVLRYLVPCNHVMLSQKPAVRDVDLYGRAADKFLSLIPRCCRHRAPSPPRPEHASWARGGTSREAGRREDLMGPGSPSVDSSSVVTVPRPSTPSRLALFLRQQSLAGSESPGPAPRSPGLAASPASSPGRRPCPAEEPGELEDNYLDYLREARRGVDRCVRACRTWSAPYDGERPPPEPNALGSRTKKRSLLPEEDRDNVGEGEEEELGSRGLTGGIGEGPGHLPLPQLNGVPGPWPEGAKKVRLVPRLVAQEGAGELLEGFSQGMTGLESFGQELRELEVALSNGGAGSEAPLEPPLPLEEEEAYESFTCPPEPPGPFLSSPLRTVNQLPSQPFTGPFMAVLFAKLENMLQNSVYVNFLLTGLVAQLACHPQPLLRSFLLNTNMVFQPSVKSLLQVLGSVKNKIESFAASQEDFPALLSKAKKYLIARGKLDWAEGPTSGPAPRRSDPLALRSLEEPGIQR
- the Fhip1b gene encoding FHF complex subunit HOOK-interacting protein 1B isoform X5, with the protein product MEKMNWLSRLASRGPGNRVTQGASLQTPVMADPETCLMVFKNHWSQVVRILERQGPRAAPGGADDLSAVCNHAYQMLTLLVEDRAVPSSPTGPGPLLEFALREDLLTRVLTWQLQWDELGDGVEERRAEQLKLFEMLVSEARQPLLRHGPVREALLTLLDACPVPSSPALDEGLVLLLSQLCVCVAREPSLLEFFLQPPPEPGAAPRLLLFSRLVPFVHREGTLGQQARDALLLLMALSAGSPTVGRYIADHSYFCPVLATGLSALYSSLPRKIEVPGDDWHCLRREDWLGVPALALFMSSLEFCNAVIQVAHPLVQKQLVDYIHNGFLVPVMGPALHKTSVEEMIASTAYLELFLRSISEPALLRTFLRFLLLHRHDTHTILDTLVARIGSNSRLCMVSLSLFRTLLNLSCEDVLLQLVLRYLVPCNHVMLSQKPAVRDVDLYGRAADKFLSLIPRCCRHRAPSPPRPEHASWARGGTSREAGRREDLMGPGSPSVDSSSVVTVPRPSTPSRLALFLRQQSLAGSESPGPAPRSPGLAASPASSPGRRPCPAEEPGELEDNYLDYLREARRGVDRCVRACRTWSAPYDGERPPPEPNALGSRTKKRSLLPEEDRDNVGEGEEEELGSRGLTGGIGEGPGHLPLPQLNGVPGPWPEGAKKVRLVPRLVAQEGAGELLEGFSQGMTGLESFGQELRELEVALSNGGAGSEAPLEPPLPLEEEEAYESFTCPPEPPGPFLSSPLRTVNQLPSQPFTGPFMAVLFAKLENMLQNSVYVNFLLTGLVAQLACHPQPLLRSFLLNTNMVFQPSVKSLLQVCDACMHGCWAL
- the Fhip1b gene encoding FHF complex subunit HOOK-interacting protein 1B isoform X2 encodes the protein MEKMNWLSRLASRGPGNRVTQGASLQTPVMADPETCLMVFKNHWSQVVRILERQGPRAAPGGADDLSAVCNHAYQMLTLLVEDRAVPSSPTGPGPLLEFALREDLLTRVLTWQLQWDELGDGVEERRAEQLKLFEMLVSEARQPLLRHGPVREALLTLLDACPVPSSPALDEGLVLLLSQLCVCVAREPSLLEFFLQPPPEPGAAPRLLLFSRLVPFVHREGTLGQQARDALLLLMALSAGSPTVGRYIADHSYFCPVLATGLSALYSSLPRKIEVPGDDWHCLRREDWLGVPALALFMSSLEFCNAVIQVAHPLVQKQLVDYIHNGFLVPVMGPALHKTSVEEMIASTAYLELFLRSISEPALLRTFLRFLLLHRHDTHTILDTLVARIGSNSRLCMVSLSLFRTLLNLSCEDVLLQLVLRYLVPCNHVMLSQKPAVRDVDLYGRAADKFLSLIPRCCRHRAPSPPRPEHASWARGPGSPSVDSSSVVTVPRPSTPSRLALFLRQQSLAGSESPGPAPRSPGLAASPASSPGRRPCPAEEPGELEDNYLDYLREARRGVDRCVRACRTWSAPYDGERPPPEPNALGSRTKKRSLLPEEDRDNVGEGEEEELGSRGLTGGIGEGPGHLPLPQLNGVPGPWPEGAKKVRLVPRLVAQEGAGELLEGFSQGMTGLESFGQELRELEVALSNGGAGSEAPLEPPLPLEEEEAYESFTCPPEPPGPFLSSPLRTVNQLPSQPFTGPFMAVLFAKLENMLQNSVYVNFLLTGLVAQLACHPQPLLRSFLLNTNMVFQPSVKSLLQVLGSVKNKIESFAASQEDFPALLSKAKKYLIARGKLDWAEGPTSGPAPRRSDPLVKSRRPSLGELLLRHAHSPTRARQAAQVLQPGRDGAGLGLGGGSPGASTPVLLPRGGAPERQGEALRVKNAVYCAVIFPEFLKELAAISQAHAVTSPFLLDTSEEGSGPSISGFGPLNP
- the Fhip1b gene encoding FHF complex subunit HOOK-interacting protein 1B isoform X4, giving the protein MEKMNWLSRLASRGPGNRVTQGASLQTPVMADPETCLMVFKNHWSQVVRILERQGPRAAPGGADDLSAVCNHAYQMLTLLVEDRAVPSSPTGPGPLLEFALREDLLTRVLTWQLQWDELGDGVEERRAEQLKLFEMLVSEARQPLLRHGPVREALLTLLDACPVPSSPALDEGLVLLLSQLCVCVAREPSLLEFFLQPPPEPGAAPRLLLFSRLVPFVHREGTLGQQARDALLLLMALSAGSPTVGRYIADHSYFCPVLATGLSALYSSLPRKIEVPGDDWHCLRREDWLGVPALALFMSSLEFCNAVIQVAHPLVQKQLVDYIHNGFLVPVMGPALHKTSVEEMIASTAYLELFLRSISEPALLRTFLRFLLLHRHDTHTILDTLVARIGSNSRLCMVSLSLFRTLLNLSCEDVLLQLVLRYLVPCNHVMLSQKPAVRDVDLYGRAADKFLSLIPRCCRHRAPSPPRPEHASWARGGTSREAGRREDLMGPGSPSVDSSSVVTVPRPSTPSRLALFLRQQSLAGSESPGPAPRSPGLAASPASSPGRRPCPAEEPGELEDNYLDYLREARRGVDRCVRACRTWSAPYDGERPPPEPNALGSRTKKRSLLPEEDRDNVGEGEEEELGSRGLTGGIGEGPGHLPLPQLNGVPGPWPEGAKKVRLVPRLVAQEGAGELLEGFSQGMTGLESFGQELRELEVALSNGGAGSEAPLEPPLPLEEEEAYESFTCPPEPPGPFLSSPLRTVNQLPSQPFTGPFMAVLFAKLENMLQNSVYVNFLLTGLVAQLACHPQPLLRSFLLNTNMVFQPSVKSLLQVLGSVKNKIESFAASQEDFPALLSKAKKYLIARGKLDWAEGPTSGPAPRRSDPLESETESF